In Phoenix dactylifera cultivar Barhee BC4 chromosome 1, palm_55x_up_171113_PBpolish2nd_filt_p, whole genome shotgun sequence, the genomic stretch tAAAAaacctgaaaaataaaatttatttctaaataaaaataaaatagaaacgaCACCACACGCAGCCTACCAAGGCGAGCACTTATTCTGGTCAACGAAAAGAACGCGGTTTGGGTCTTAGGTCACTGGAAACTTCGAAAACCGGCCGAGACGACGCTGCTTAGACACAGCATACAAAGCCAATAAACATTTGCCACGTTGATATTTGTCCCCCTTATAAAATCTATTTAACAAACGGACAATTACTGGCCGTTATCGCCAGCTGAAGGAGCAGCTCCTCTCTGGATCCGATGACCTTGCCGGGGAGGTGACCGGATCCGCGGCCCCTGCGATATAATCTTTCCCTCTGAGTCTCATTTCCttgtccttctccttctccctctcctctccaagAGATCGAGGCTTCGCTCCGAGCGCCATTAGAGCTCGTTTCGATTGGATTTTTCTCATCTGTAAGCAAATCTCATCTCCTTCGATCTTCGATTTAAGCGGTCGATTTTGTGATTCGGGTCGGCTTTTGATTCCAGATGTCCAACTCTTCGTGTTATATATTATTCAGACTTTTTTTCTGCTTAAATCTATATGTATTTCGTGACTAAGTTAGATTCGGCTATTTTTGatgcaaatatatatgtattttgGTGATATATTATTATGAGTACTGGGTATAGCGATTTGGGATTCTTTTGCCTGTTCCTTCTTTGTAATTATTGTTGTGATGGAATTGAAAAGATTTACTCAAGCATGATCAGCTTTTGGTTATAAGTGGGTGTCCTTAATAGCGTATTGGGATTCTGTGCTTTTATCTGTGCTAAGAACTTCTAGTTCTtcagaattttgaagaaagatGGGTGGGATGATAATGAAGTAAAGGGCAGCAGGCTTAGCATGTAGAAAATGGATGTCGATTGATGGCTTAAAATATGTCAGTGTCAGTTGAATCAAAACCAACAGAGGCTCGATGACTAGATCTTCCGTTCCAAGCAACTGGGGAAATTGCATTTTGTCGTTAATAGTAGGTGTAATACAGGTCTTATTGCAGGTGACTATATCATGAAATTGGACTATAAAGTGACCATGCTAGCAGGTTCATATTGAATGTCATGGTTGCCAAGGGAGATAGGGCATGTCAATATGCTGCAGTAGGACTTGTAGAGTCCACCACATATTCAGGTCATATCAATTAGCTGTAGTAGTCCTCATGGAGTCTGCCATGATTTCGGGACATATTAAAGATGTTGGATGAATATTGACAAAGTTGTTGGGATGAGTTGACCTTTGTATTTGTTATGAAGAGGCTACATATTACTTTCTTTAATGTTTTGATTCCTTGGAAATTAATTTCAAGTTTGAACCAACTTAGGGGCTTTATGAAGATGGGGAGTCTGGAGCaagtcttctttcttcctccccttcttagaatattttctattctttttctcttttctgcACCCAACCGGCGTAAATCTGCTTTAAGTTCTACATGTATATAGCCTCAACTATCGGAAGCAGCCACCAGTCTGAATAAGGGTTTCTGGTCCAACTTAGCTCAGATTTGATTATACTGGCTTGATCTGCTCTTCAAGCAGCCCCTATAGGGCCTTTCTGATGCTCAAATCAATCTCTTAATTGTCTATAAACATGTCTATCTCAATACTCAGCTCTTTATAGAGTCCTCAGCTTACTAATCGTGACTAGTCTACAACTAAGTACAGATCTTCGATCAGCAAGCTGGTCTGTTGCTCACATCACTCCATCCATTGCAGCTAAGTATGGATCTGTTATCAGCAGGTGGTTTGTTTTCCATGTCAGTACAGCTGTTGTTTGATTCCAAACCCATCATCATTTGTTTTTCAAGCTTGAAACCCTCATTAACTTCTGCCTAGAAAACCCTAATGCTTATCAAGACCTTCAGAATCTCCTAATATGACCTGGTAGATGAGCTTGGGATCCATCTGTTTGCCTACATAAAACTTAAACCATTACTTGACTATCAAAACCCTAAGCCTAACTCATGACTTGAGAGGATCTGCAGATTAGTGAAGAGGTGCTAAAATTACTAGTGCATCAGAGAGGTCTTGGCTAGGTGGTGCAGTTAGGAGCAGcagaaggccattaaaagggggtGTTATGTCTGGCCTTTACTATTCAAAAATATGGCCAGGGTTTTAGGTGTTGCTTGGTCTTATGCTATTTCCTCATTAGATGGTGTTAGTAGGTTAGAAGTTATAATCACTTTGGCCCTGATTGGGAACATCTTTTGAGGGCTGGAAAGTGTTTTTTGGAAGGTAGAAAGTACTTTCAGGGAATAGGTGGTGTttgttaagagagagagagagagagagagagagagagagagagaagtgccTTTTGGTTCTCCAATAGCTCTACTTGGCTGATGTTGGGAAGTTATTTttcatttaattaaaattttgtaGGGAACAAAATGCCCATAAACAAATCACTGAACAAATCACataattacattacattatattatattataatcacataatattattataatattatattacataatattataataatatattacattataataatatattacattataataatattatactatgtaataatatattactatattatatttatattatactataatataaaaTACTATGTAGTCCCCTTTATTGTTAATTTCGTCATACTAAAAGTACATTTTCAATTTAGTTACCAAACAGATGTATAAGTTTCACTACACTCTAGAAATGTAGTTATTAAACAACGAACAACTTTTTGTTAAAAATTCTACTGCTTGAAGTTCTACTTCCAATAGCAATTCCAAACAGGGCCTCAAGCCTATTATCAGGCTCTATTGGCCTGCTTGTTTAGGTTCTAGTCCTAACTAAAGTAGTAAACTTCCTCTTGTTCTTCTGATTTCTTAGATTGttctcctttttcttatggtatctttgtctctttctcttcctctttcattaattttgttaCTTTCTTGCTGACAAACAACAGCATTATTATTGGTGTTTATCAGATCTGACAATGATCTGAGCATGTTTCAAGCTAGCAGCTGAGAGAAGAGCTCTAAGATTGCACATGAATCAGATCAAACTTCATTTCTAACATCCATCAGGGTTACACCGCTATGGCCTCTGTTTACTGTGGTGTAGTCTTTATCTTGGGCTTatctttgaatattttatggttagagtttttatttttttaccacCAGAATATCTGATCTCAGCAGTTCAGCAGCATGAACATATTAGTTTAGTTATTTCCTTTGCATTAAATTTTTTGATCACCCATATTTTACTATATGCATCCCATATATATCATCAGGGCTGATTTCTTAACAGCATTAGATAGCAACATTTAGAAGTTCATTCAGGTCCGTGATTTAGGCCTGTCTTCTTATAGGGTCTGGCTTCAAGTTATTACATTGATTGTAATTCTGCAACCCATTGTGTATTGGGCTGACCTCAAATGATTGATGAGTAGGGTGGTCTGCATTTTGAAAGGCACAATACATGTACCTCCACAAGGCCACCATATTAGCTTTATGCTGAAGAAGACAACTAGGTAAAGGTTTCTAATGCTTCAACTTCAAGACCCTTGTTGGTGCCTTGCTCTTCCCTTATGAGGCAGTCTAATTAAATCGTCTATAAAACCAATTTTCAGAGGTTAAATTGGACAGAGAAGGGCAAGCCAAAGTGAATAATTGGGGGAATTTGCTGATATTCAGTTCCTGTGGAGTTTTTGTGAATCTTACTGCTTTCAGGAGTtgttaatatatataaaatcatTGATTTATGCTTGTTTGAATGGTTCCATTTAGTGTGCCATAATAACTGATTTGGCATATTGGTCCATATTTTAAGTTAGGGTAGATCAGGGAAGTTATGTGGTTACCCTGGGGGTCTTTCTTCTTTATACGAAATTATTATGGCTGGTTATTGGTGGGGCACTGAGGCTCTTCCTCACTTGAATTAAGGGGAGAATGCATGTTAATTCTGGACATGACAAATGATTGTAGTCTGTGAAATAATTATTGCTATCTTAGGACATTCTATATGGTTTAGTTGATGTGTTCATCATATGTGGCTGACTGTCCTTAagtaaatctagtgaagttTCCTTGTTTCAAAATTGATAAAGTTTTGGCAATCTACAGTCTACCATCATTCATTTTCCCCCCTTTCCTCCTTTTTATgattgtatttatttatttatttgattctTTTATTTAGATTTATCGTGAAGGGAAATTGTTAACTATTCAGTCATCCTTAGAGACTGGTTAACAATTACGGGTCGCCTATGCTGTATATCTTGTGAACTTCTCCCAAGTATCAGTAGAAAATTTGTATGGCAGAGCTTCTGTTTAATATCAACACtttcttttaaagaaaaaaatacactTATCACTTTTAGTTATGAATTGATTATATATTCTATTTAGACACAGTCTGATCTAATTCATTGTTCATTGGCTTCAGTCATGGTTTCTTTTGGATGTGGTTTATTTCTGATGTGCAACATGTGTGTTTACTCACTGTGACATCATTGGAAATGCTTCATTAAGACAGAAATCTCTTACAGAAAACTTGCATGGTTGATGCACAACTTTTCATTTTGTCCTTCACTGGCAACCAGTACCCAATATCTTACAGGATGCCAGGAATAGCGACATGACAGTCGCATCTCCACTGTGTATCTTTTCTGTATGAGAGTGGTGTTATTCTAGCTAGCATTGTTCTTGGAGTCATATACTGGAACTGGGAATTCTGTGTATGTTTGCAGTTTTATCCCTGTAGTTATAACCTCGAAAGTTATTTCTTATTGTTGTTATTCCCTATATTTGAATTAGGAGGCATTATGGCTAACAAACGTATTCAGAAGGAGCTTCAGGATCTGCAAAGAGATCCTCCAACATCATGCAGTGCAGGGCCTGCTGGGGAGGATCTGTTCCACTGGCAAGCAACAATCATGGGTCCTGCAGAGAGCCCCTATGCTGGAGGAGTGTTCTTTGTTATGATTCATTTCCCACCTGACTATCCATTTAAGCCTCCAAAGGTCAACTTTCAGACTAAGGTAAGAAAACCTCATATCATTTTTGATTATCCATAACATTTTTTGTTTCTAAAGATGATGCTTGATTCCAGATATTATTTGTACATGTGCTTTCCCTCAGAATCTCAGTAGATTATAGAAGTGCAAACTATATTGCTAGCTTTCTGATTCAGGAAACTACTGGCATGGGATAGAGGTGGCGTTGGtactaatttttattatatcaaatagtgaaattcaaaattattaAAGACTTTTTTCTTAATAAGTTAATTTAGTTTTAGAACTTGTTGGCGGTGGttgaattttattatttaagatAGTTTTTATTGGAATCTTATGCTCTGCATACAGGTAGTTACCAAATAAAATGATAAAAGTAAATAATGTGCTGGAGGCTTACCTTGCTAATGCTCTAGAGGCATGCTTCCCTTTTCATATTTCACATTTTAGGTATTTACTTCTGCTAGCATATTATACAGAACTACATGCCTTGCATCTTGGGTCTAATTTTGGATCTCTGTTGTAACAAGAGTTTCATATACTTTTTTGAGCTCTTCCATGTCTGAGAGAACAGAGCATTCAGTTTGGGTTGTACAAAGTTCCTTTTTCCTACTAGATTAAAAATAGTTCATAAAACAGGATTTTCTGAAGACGGCCTTTAAATGTTTAATGTAGTATTATATCTTTGAGGTGATTTTCCAAGGGAGCATGGAGCTGATTAGATCTGCATGCTTTTAAATATTGTTCGTCTTTGAACTACTCTAGTATGACATGGATGATCTTGATTTTCCTTGTTACTAGGTTTTagccaagaattttcttggtccACCCTTGAATATTATAATGTATTTTAGGAATTAATTCTTTTTGCCAAAATGTATAAATGATGGCCTCATTCCACTTTAGAACATTCAAATTGCTGATTTGCTGTCGTGGCTTATATTTTCTTAATCGTATAGATGATTATGCTCTTGTACTAAAAAAACTTGCAAGTCAGTCACTACATCTTTTGTTCCTACCGATACAACATATCTACATCAGGCTAATAAATTTGTGCCTTCAAAGAATTCTTCCATTTGTATTATTTGTATAATTAGCAACATGTATGCTGATTGATCACTGAAATCTGCTTCCTGTTATCTGAAGAAATATGAACTGCTTTCACAAATATGGATGATGGGCCTTCATCTATCTGAGCAGGTTTACCACCCAAACATCAACTCCAATGGCAGCATATGCCTCGACATCCTCAAGGAACAGTGGAGCCCTGCTCTGACCATTTCaaaggttctcctttccatctgCTCTCTTCTCACTGACCCGAACCCAGACGACCCTCTTGTCCCTGAGATTGCCCATATTTACAAGAATCAGAGATCCCGTTACGAGGAGACAGCCAGAGCATGGACTCAGAAGTATGCCATGGGCTGATGGCTTGCTGCTTGCAAACGCAGCAGGTAGAACTTTTTGTTTCCAAGGACTAAAACTCTAAAACCAGACTAAGTGCTAGTGCTAGTTTAAAATGTCATTGCATGCTTGGTTTTATATATTGACGTTGGATGGAGCCTAATGTTATGGTACTTTGTGGTAGGTTTTGAGTCCTCCGTGGAACTATCAACACGTGAGGCAGGTTTCTCTGCATCCAAACTCTgaatttataaaattaaaagGCCTTGTTAAGCATGGGCACTGGAATATTTGATGGTGCTGCCTGATTGCTAATTATTTTCCTGAAGATGGTGTCATGTATCTGTTTGCTGGCTAGGAAAACCTAATTATGATACCTTAGGACCTGTTTAGCTCCTGCTTCGAATAATATGACAATGGTTGGATGAATTATTAATGAAATAGGTTAATTTAATAGATAAAATTCTGCTCGATCTCGGTCTTATGCTAGTAATCTTTACGGGAAACCACAGGTTACTATTGCAGTGCTAAAATTGATCCCAAGGAATGTTACAAGCAAACTTTCTTTGTTATAGCTTTAGTAAAAACATGGTTAATGATATGGTTTTAAACACTGGTAAGAGTAGTGGGATGTTTACTGTTCTGAATGTTGGGAATGCCAACTTAAATTTCCATCTGAATTGTGTCGTAATATCCATGCGCAGGATCCATTGATCAGTATGTTGGAAATTGAATTCAAGATGCAATCTCGTGTGGTGCTCAAGTTGTTTGCAAATTATGCATTATTTACCAAATACCATGATTGCAAATGCTGGAATATGCTCCTAAGGCATCTATTAACATGACTCCATCATTATTAATCACTGACATGTTTTGCTTTTGTTGGTTATTTAACTATAACTAATTAGATGTTTTGAGTgccaaatatatttatatgaaattttcaaaaaaaaaaaatcacttacgAACTCTCCATCTCCACCATTAATGGGATTATATGCTGCATCAGTTCTTCTGCCATTGTGTTAATGGCAGAGATTAGATTTCTTTTAGTCATGCATGAGGGGAAGCCAATGTTGTCACAAACAAATATGTGGAAGTCTAATCCCTTCACAGTCGATAAGTCATTGGAGATAATCAGGGCATTTATTCTTGTCAAGTGCCTCGTAGCATTCATTAATGGCACACTCTTGGTATTCCAATTTCTCGTGCTTGTAATCTGGACTTTGTTGTGATTTTATGAATTTGATTTAATCGAGGTATCACTTAATTTTTCTGGAAATGCTTCGAGGCATCTATTGTTACAGAAGTTTCTTGGGCCAACATAGCCATCCATCTCTACATATTACATAAATTTACTTGAGTTACAATaattctccccccccccccccccctcgttTTCTTGGTTAGCTAAGAATCAATGTGTAACTTCGACCAATAATAAGTATAAGAAGCTAGTGAGGATGTGACCATAAGATATGACTGGATTTATGGGCTTGTGGCAGGAGTATTAAGGCTTCCCATGTTTCTGCAACCTAATTACTTGCCTGACTAGGTGACCTGCTTTCtctaaaagagaaggaaaacatGCTTGAATCCTagttgcttcttctttttttttttttctttttctttttggctaaACCAGATGTATCATACAACACGAGTATGGATACagccaaaaaagtcaaaaaaataatagGTCCCGAAGTGCACGAGACAACTCTCTCTCCCCAATTTAAAGAGTATCCCTGGAGTGGTTGGCCGCTACTCAATTTGCTGCTCTATTGGTCTTTCTGTACACATGCTTCACTTGTAAGGCCATCCCACCACAGAAgttgtttcttcttctcaagTGGTTAATTgagtgtttggtaaaaagaTCCCTACATAAACAGACTTCAACCATTGGTGGAGCAAAGCATCTTACAATATTGAAGGAAAAAGGCATACCTAGGATTTTCCTGGTGACAGGGACTCAAAATAGTGCTGCACATTGGGCACCGAGACTGGCAACATGCATGGTTGATACCAAGTGGAAGGGTTCTTTTTCCATCTTTAACTCTTTAACACTATAGAAGGCAAAAGTGCTAGAACTCAAAAACATGCTTGCAGTTGATTCCAATGGAAAAACATTAGAAGGGTATGAACCATGTGAATCACCCTCGGCAACCCAAAAGAAAACTGACTGGATCTCCCACTAGAACACACCTTTAGCATAGCTTCTATGGACTCCAGAGGCTGAGGTATGAGCTTTAGAGGCACACTagtcttcgtttttttttttctttctaaaacAGATGGTTTATATAGCTTATGGATACACTCaataaaaatcagaaaacaacaaaTTTTGGAGTATTAGCCCTTCTGAACACACGCTTAGCCTGAAAGACTGTATCATTACTCATCATAGTTCGAATATTCCGAAGCACGGATGTCTCTCTCCCCATGCTTAGCCGCACTAGTCTTTTGACATGTCTATCGTTTAATGAATGGCTGCAGTCCCAATGACATGAAGTTGAAGTGTTTTAAAAGGTTGTGTTTATTTTACTTGATGTTATTTCTAGGATGTGTAGTAACGTAAAGCATATCCTAACGAAGTGGAAATGGATAGAGAACTTGTAACGGTACATGGGATATGAAAGAAACGTGTGGTCTGGCTTGTGGGGTTTTACACTTTTACTAAAACTTGTCGTGAGAAGCCGGCGGTGAGTGATGGTTGTTCAAACTTACTCCAAGGACCCATTTGTTCTCGTTGCATGGAAATGGATAATACTGGCGGCTGTTACGGTAAACCCAACTTAATTCCATACCATAGAAATCCGTGGATTTGACTTGTGAGGATTTGACCTCGTTGGAACCCTAGGATAAGGCTCCACTGTCCCTGACCCTGCTGATCCCAAGTGCAGCCTTTGGAGTGGATGTGGAGTCTTCTTCAGCTGAAACCATGGGGTTCACTGGTCGATCACTATGGATCATGTTAAAAATTCCTATCCTCAGGTGGTAAGGGGGACTTGGAGGTCACTCACCGGAAATAGTGTGATGCATGGAGGATATTTGAATTTGCCAAGCCAGCAATAGCACTAAAATAAAATTgggcattagcgacgcttttatgcGTTGGTAAAAACCATCCCTCATCAGAGCATTTTCCTAAGCTTGTTTGGATCTTAATGTTGTGGATTAATACCTTACTGTACTTCACATGCTTCTAATATTACAACCAACCAAGagcttttatctttttttgatgAACCAGATAAATCATACAATTCCAGTATGCATACATTTAAGAAAGTCAGAAAAGAGAAGACAGGGGGAGGGGAAGTCTCATAGCTATTTACATGAAGACACCGGAGTGCTGGGCTACATATGAAATGTCACAACTCATGACCTCATCTAAAAAGgttagccgaaaggtattatttaggttttctgatcctgtataagtactcaagatcgagccaataaataacaaatataGGATTAACCCCCACACGGGTCATCACATACTCCCCTATTTAAGCTCTGGCATTCTCCTTGGGCTAAgaatccaaatccattcaaatcaaaTCACAAACACTATGATCAACTTATGGTCAACGCAAATAtacccgtgctgcagtgtcctctaACCCACATAGGTCATAGGCCAAGTCTGTTGTGATATCATTTGTTACAACCTAAcatctcacccaaaaaggctagccaaaaggtattatttagaatccttgatcctatataagtacccaaaatttaTCCAGTGAATAACCAATAAgaaactaaatacacgcccacaCGGGTCATCGCATGAAGCAACTCAATCAGTTGCCCTATTAGCCTCCTAGTATATATGGGTAACTCGGGAGGCAACACAATCCCTCAATAACCAGCAAATATCCTAGATTAGCAAGTGTTTGTCGCCCCTAGACTGGCCCTGGATTCACTTGATCACCGTAGCTAAATCCCCTTCGAGATGAATGTGTTTTGCCCCCAAGGTGAACCTTGCATGGGTGATGCCTTCTGAAACGTCCCTTAGCTCAACTCCATGGATAGAAATGTCGTAGATTCGACTACCTCCGGCCACCATAAATCTGGAGTTAGGGTTCCTGATCACAAAACCAGCACCACCTCTTCTTCCATCATCAAACACATTACCATCTAAGTTTACGTTAAGAAAGCTCAGGGATGGGGGCTCCTAGGAGATAAAAATCATCTGGATCGCTGAGAGAGCTAAATGGAAGACCCATATATCCCTTGCAATTCCAGATTCTACAACGTTTTGAGTCTAAATGATCTCGGTTGCATGGAGAAGCGCCTTGTCAACAACGAGCCTTAGATTCAACCTTTTATCCTCAAAACTCTAACATTCCTATCCAGCCAAATATGGTAAGTAATATAGACGGTTCTAATGCCCCAGGCAAAAGTTGTGGGTCTTTGCAAGGTACCCTTTAGATGAGCAAAGAAAGCTCTGACAGGGGTCAACATCTATAGAAAACACCAATCTCCAATTAGCCCCCACACCTGGGCCGCCCTCGGACATTCAAACAGGATTTGCGCAATGGACTTCACCTAATTTGACCTAAGCTAAATGATTCAGGATTGTGGTTCACTCCAAACTCGTAGGTGAGACTTGAATTTGATTGTCGTAGGACCAGCTTAAGATAACTTTGGTCAAATAGAGgaatttaatttaaaacttGATTCAATAGTCCAAAATATTATCATCATTATTAGTTAGTCTTATGTGAAGATAGAACAAAATCATCTTATTCAGTATTTTTACTTATATTAGAGTGTAGATATCATAAatttacaaataaaaaaatgaaacaaattcCTTTGACTTCTTTAAGAACTCGAAGTAAACATCCTTGTTGCTCTTAGGTGTTGCACCTGAAGTGCCTTTTATTTTCCCATCTACGAGCCGTTGGTTCTGTAGAGAGTTAGGAGTTGTGTGTAGATTTACAATTAGGATATATTTGGCTGGAGAGAGTTGGCctctaaaatgaaaatatggaAATCAATGGCTCCCACTCGAGCTATTTGGTTGGAGGAAGTTTCATTTCCATTCTCATTCTAGGGGGTCTATTTCCATTCCCATTCCAGGAGAGAATGGAAATGCTCCAATCCTCCAAAATCTAATTCCTACTTTCTTGCCATTATTCAAATTTCAATTCGTCaagtttgctttaaaaattaatttttcaaaaatagcttTTCATTTAATTGATATTCCAAAAATGCCCTAATCGTCATTCCAATTTTGGTTTCAATTCTAGAACCAAGTACATTAGAAAATATGGCTACTCCTATTTCCATTTCAATCCACTCATATTCCAATTCCAATCGTGAACCAAACATACCCTTAGAGTGAATTAAAAGGCTGTTTGGATGCTATTATAAGTTATCTAGTGAATTTATCTATACTTGATCCTAGCATGTGTACATACTGAAGTCCGCTTTCTTTTGGAAGCCATATGTTAGATATGCTAGACTCTAATACTTCGTTTTAAGAGGGAATGAGTATGCCCTAATCCTCCAACCCTATCCTCTAATCCTCCAATCTTATTCTCATTGGAATGAGAATGTCCTAATCCTCCAAAATCCAATCCCGACTATATTATTAAAaaactaatttttcaaaaatattccttcatttaattaatttttcaaaaatgcctctctatttaattaatttttgattgcaATCCAATTCCGATTCCAATCACAAACCAAATGCAACAGGGAATATGGCCATTCTAATTTTCATTTCAATCTATTTCGATTCCGATTCTAATCGCGAACCAAATGCAGCCAAAGTCGCCCATGATTTTGAATGAGGCCATGGAGTAAAACATATGTTGTCCTCCATGGTTTTCCCATTAAATATACAGTGATACTGCAAATATGTAGAATATCCCTTCAAAGGAAAACTTATTGAGAATAAGTAAAGATATGTTGGTTGTTTACAAAACCATGGGAAAGGAAAAATTGTttagaaaacaaaacaaatctAGCCATATCTAGAAAATTTATTTCCATTTTATTACAGCCTCGGCACCATCTAAACAGGTtagaaaatttgaattttacAAATTCTTTAGCTTCCCAAGATGTTTCCCAAGAAGCCGAACATGCCCTAAATGGTTCAAGGAAAAATCCTTCTCACTTGGAAAGTTTGAGATTAATAAGTCTCAAAATGATCAGGATACTCgaaatcatatgtttagaattcAATATCCTATTTTAAAGGATAGGCATGCCGTTGAAGACGGCAGTACATGTCTTTCTTAATTTCCTTCTCAATTTTCTTCTTTCAGCTTACCAAACCTTCCCTTAATTTCAGCCAAACATTTAGTTTATTAAGGAAAAACTATATATGCATTCAAACATAAAACACAATAATCAAAGAGTAACTTAAAATAAGATTTGGAGAGTAGTTACTTTGCATCCCATTTTTTATGGCTCATTGGCTCAGCCATCTATCTATATTTT encodes the following:
- the LOC120112121 gene encoding ubiquitin-conjugating enzyme E2 11-like; this encodes MANKRIQKELQDLQRDPPTSCSAGPAGEDLFHWQATIMGPAESPYAGGVFFVMIHFPPDYPFKPPKVNFQTKVYHPNINSNGSICLDILKEQWSPALTISKVLLSICSLLTDPNPDDPLVPEIAHIYKNQRSRYEETARAWTQKYAMG